The Sulfurimonas sp. HSL3-2 genome segment GAGTTCTTTATACTAAAAGCTATGGATATCTACGGGGTTCCACAGGACTATCTTTATACGCGTGCTATGGATATCTACCAGACAAGCTGTATAAACATGCGTCTTGTGTTTAACTACGGCGTGGCTTTTTCTATGTTCTCGTTTTTAGAAAGCTCTTTAAAATGGATACAGCTTCTGCTTATCTCAGGAGCATTTGTCTATGTCATCAGTTTGAAAAAAAACTGTTACGCTCTGCCTGCGGGCATACTTATAGGTGCCGGTCTTTCAAACATATATGACAGATTTATTCACGGCGGAGTCGTTGATTATGTCTACTGGCACTGCGGTTTTAATTTTGCAATATTTAATTTTGC includes the following:
- the lspA gene encoding signal peptidase II — protein: MPKPLYKLVLPLLLSIIGIFMIDQGIKEFFILKAMDIYGVPQDYLYTRAMDIYQTSCINMRLVFNYGVAFSMFSFLESSLKWIQLLLISGAFVYVISLKKNCYALPAGILIGAGLSNIYDRFIHGGVVDYVYWHCGFNFAIFNFADVMIDIAVAWILLLNLKPRLCK